TATGAACAATATCTGAcctaacaaatacatttttaaccgATCTCAATGTTACAGTATACATTTGCATAACTTGCCTTCATTCTTCTAACCCGTAGGAACAACACCAGCACCAAGACCAGCAGCAGAAACACCACCACGCTGCCACCGGCTGCCAGACTCCACAAGGTCGGCTCTGGAACTAAACCCTCACGGGGGGCCGGGGAAGTACCACCTAAACAGACAGTTTGCTCAAGAAAAAATGGCCTCACTCTCACAAAAAGACGCAGGTTCACTTACCAAAAATCTGGAAGGGGGTTGTCGTGGAggctgcaaaacaaaaaaaaaaacacattagatACTTAAACAAAATTTAAGCTGTTTTagttagcaatttttttttaccttgaacACTAATAACCATCTCTGCGTACGTGGAGGCATCATTTGTGATCATGCACCTCCAAATGCCATTATGAGAAGCCTCCACGGGGTTGAGGCTAGCCGAGGAGCTAGGATGATGACTCCCATCAGGACCCCTCCATTGGACCACCGTGTCCAAAGGCAGACCGGATACTCTACAGTTTAGTGTAGCCTGGCCACCCGCGTGGAGGAAACCCGGGGGCTCCACCCATACTGACAACACATAGTACAGAAGGTGGTCACATGATGATAGATTGTCGGCTGTGGTGGTTTTATATTCGAAATATTtgttatgttcattcattcattcattcattttctaccgctttttcctcacaagggtcgcagggggtgctggagtctatcccagctgtctttggacgagaggcggggtacaccctggactggtcagatacgcccgaggatggaatcgaacttgggtccaAAAATTTTTTGCAACCATGAAGGATTACGATTCGGTCgtgatatccatccatctaatttCTATGTCACTTATCCTTACTGGGAtcgcaaggtatgctggagcctatcccagcggggtacaccctggactggtcgccagccaatcacagggcacatatagacaaacaaccattcacactcacattcatacctatggacaatttggagtcgccaattaacctagcatgtttttggaatgtgggaggaaaccggagtacccggagaaaatccacgcatgcacggggagaacatgcaaactccacacagagagggtggaattgaaccctggtctcctagctgtgaggtctgcgtgctaaccactaaaccgccgTGCCATATTTGTTATATTCTGTAAATATATTACTATTTACATTACTTTTATATTATTGGTGGAGGTCACATGATCATATgattgtacatacagtatcataTGCTGAGTTCACTGCTCACCGGTAAAGACGGCGAGAGTGTGCTCTTCACGCTTGTAGTCTGCAATGCACGTGAACTGTCCGGCGTCTCCTTCCTTCACACCTGATATGACCAGATTTTTCTcatatgtgacctttgacctcaacgcAATGTCAAAATTGCCTGAAGAATACACACATGAGCTGAATTAatgcataattataataatagggAGAGGTTTTTGTCATATAGGTCACCTTTCTGAGGAATGCGATTCCTGCCACTGATCCTGATGATTATATCTTTGCCGTGTAGCCACTCTAGTTTGTTGACGAAGTTGTTGAGGCCGCACTTGATGGTGACTCTCCGGCCTGCTGCGGTGTGGACCAGTTCACCAGTGGCAGAGAGCGCATTCAGTACTAATGAAGCAAAGATGAAGGGGGGGAAAAACTCAAGTTAATCTTAATATGAGCACATACGCCATTGCGTGTTGTCACTCACCTAGTAGAAATAACATGATCATCATC
This genomic window from Doryrhamphus excisus isolate RoL2022-K1 chromosome 17, RoL_Dexc_1.0, whole genome shotgun sequence contains:
- the LOC131105196 gene encoding netrin receptor DCC-like isoform X1, with amino-acid sequence MMIMLFLLVLNALSATGELVHTAAGRRVTIKCGLNNFVNKLEWLHGKDIIIRISGRNRIPQKGNFDIALRSKVTYEKNLVISGVKEGDAGQFTCIADYKREEHTLAVFTVWVEPPGFLHAGGQATLNCRVSGLPLDTVVQWRGPDGSHHPSSSASLNPVEASHNGIWRCMITNDASTYAEMVISVQASTTTPFQIFGGTSPAPREGLVPEPTLWSLAAGGSVVVFLLLVLVLVLFLRVRRMKKISHQTKNPRKSLNSRQYCHCRCPPAAVAAAPPQKKKPPPPPLPAFSAQK
- the LOC131105196 gene encoding uncharacterized protein LOC131105196 isoform X2, with the translated sequence MMIMLFLLVLNALSATGELVHTAAGRRVTIKCGLNNFVNKLEWLHGKDIIIRISGRNRIPQKGVKEGDAGQFTCIADYKREEHTLAVFTVWVEPPGFLHAGGQATLNCRVSGLPLDTVVQWRGPDGSHHPSSSASLNPVEASHNGIWRCMITNDASTYAEMVISVQASTTTPFQIFGGTSPAPREGLVPEPTLWSLAAGGSVVVFLLLVLVLVLFLRVRRMKKISHQTKNPRKSLNSRQYCHCRCPPAAVAAAPPQKKKPPPPPLPAFSAQK